The Arachis hypogaea cultivar Tifrunner chromosome 14, arahy.Tifrunner.gnm2.J5K5, whole genome shotgun sequence DNA window AACCAGTTTTATTGTAATTACAATTCTGCCTGAACATTTTGGGTGAAAATATAATAGTTATATGTACAGGtagaaatttataaatatttgtttTCTTGTGAATTGGCCTTTGAGTAGTTTTGACTTGGGCATTTTAGTAGTTGGGGACTTGGGGtgacagattttttttttttgtttataactGGATTtggactttaaaataaaaatttctattGGAATTGACCCGAACTGAGTAAGTCTGAAATAAATAACAATTTactcttgaccaaaaaaaaaaaaaccactatGAAatctgttttaattttatttagttattaataagagttaattaaaaaaatgattaaaagtttaaaacagaAGAAAATTTATGTTTAGGGTAGGTCAGGTTAATATTATTTATTGCAACATTACAAAAGAGATTATGTAGTTGTGCAAACTATATTGAAGATTTCACAAATTTAAGATTTCACAAATTTAAGatagtttttttttcttaatattatttacTGTGATAGTGTGCAGTTATAGCAAAAttaatttacaaatttaaaataagcattatttatttgctcaaaaaatatttcattttataAATTTACTTTTGTAGAAAGTGACAATGAttcaattataaaataatatttagatGTAATACGttaaaatataagaatataacAAATAACTAAATTAGACACCTTATATTTACAAAGCATATTATTCTATAATTTAGATGCACTATACTATTTTGCAGATTTGGATCAGTCCGTGATGGTTGTGGAttggttttaaaattttcaatctttctaatttttgtttggCAATTTTTTAAAGTTTGCAGACCCATTAAAATCAACACTAGAGTGGAGGCCCATCTGTCCAAAACTGGACTATAAcgcaaatattaaatattaatatattatagagGCCACTAAATAATATAGGACACTTCACAGAATAAAACTGAAAAGCATCAAAAGATTTGACCGCAATACTCAAACAGGTGTCAGAGTTAAGGGGTGTTTCATTCACCTCATCTAGCCAGGTGCAATTTATAACTCACCAATAACAACACCTGACCAACAAAGAAAATCACCACCACAAAGAAAGCTCCTTTTCTTGATCAATGGATCGTAGCACCAAACCCGTGGTTGTTCGTCAAGTTTGGGCGTCAAATCTTGAATCTGAGTTCGCTCTCCTTGAACAGATTCTTCCCTGTTACTGCCATGTTGCCTTTGACACAGAGTTCCCAGGATTCATCCATGTGTCTGAGAAGAACTGCCACTACTCAAAGCTTCCACCTTCCTACACTTACAAACTCGTAAAGGCCAATGTCGATTCTCTGAAACTCATTCAGTTGGGTCTCGCCCTCTCCAATTATGCCGGCCACTTACCCGACCTTGGCACCGATTCTTGCTACGTCTGGGAATTCAATTTCAAAGGCTTCGACGTCCACCAGGACCATCATAATCCGGACGCAATCCAGTTACTCGCAGAACAAGGAATCGATTTCGCCAAGATTAAGGAAGAGGGGATCCCAATTGGTGCCTTTAGAAGATTGTTTCTGAGATCAAGATTCATGTTTAGTAGGCTGAATCTGACTTGGGTCACTTTTCATAGTTCCTATGATTTTGGGTACATGGTTAAGGTTCTCACTGGAAGGAAATTGCCCAATGATCTTGATGTTTTTAAGGTTGTTGTCTCTGAATTATTCGGGTCTAGTGTTTATGATATGAAGCACATGATTAAGTTTTGCAGAGGAATCAATGTCGGTGGGTTAGAGAAATTGGCGAAGAGTTTGAAGGTTGATCGTGTTGCTGGGAATAGTCATCAAGCCGGTTCGGATAGTTTGTTGACTCTTCAGACTTTTTTCAAACTTAGGGATTTTTATTTTACTGCTGATGATTGTGACGAGCAAGATTGTTTGAACATCAATTCCTTTGCGAATATCTTATTTGGtttataaaattatcttatttgatttataaaattattgttcTTTACTTCTACTGTAACTCGAATTTGAAGTAGTCTTCATATCAAACAAATTCTAAGCTTCAAAAGAAATTCTATTGAGCTTAACTGGTTCGTGTAAACAATGAGGCGTTGTTGCGCCATCGCTAAACATGTTGCCGTTGTTTTAGTTTTGAAAACCTTTTCTTAAACGTAAATTAAAACatacttttttctatttttttccctCCTGGTATGCTTGCTAATCCTAATTtggtttattaaaaaagaaagtatAATTACtcgaaaatttatcatttttttaaagaaGATTATTTTGTGTAAtagaaatacataaaaaataacataattattttcttaattaattttctttttcattttaattaaattaattttttatttagaaagatttgcagcatttaaaatattaataattgtaATTAGTCACTTCTTTAGGTtatatattgaaatacaaaaatattacttATACACTAAAATACATAATTATCATAAATCGAATCGATAATTGACCCGTTCAAGATATTGGGTCTCTAGACCAGTGGTTCAACCGTTAAGTCAATGATCAAACTGGTTAATTGGGACTTGAGGTAATGTTTTTTTGGGGGATTTGCAGATGCTGTAGTTGCCTTAGGTCAAAGTAATGCTTTTTTTGTTCAAAAGCAACTGTGTTTTAGGCAACACCTATTCACCCACTAGTAAAAAGTGTTGCCTCTTCTTCTGAGTATGCAACACGTTGAAAGTGTTGCCTATTATTTAGAATATGCAAGACGTTAAAAATATTGCCTATTTATTTGAATTTGCAACCTGTTAAAAGTGTTGCCTATCAATTTGATATGCAACTCTTGAAAGCGTtgtctattcttttaaatatgtaaCCTATATAAGTGTTACCTTTAAACTAAATATACAACCACTGAAGGATTGTCTTTTTGGCTAAAAATAAGGATTGTTTTTGCATCGAAAATACAAAAGTTAAGAAACATGtataatcatttaattattaaataaatctgCACACTTTAATAATTAAGATCAGGGTCATCATTACTATCTCTTAGTTCACACTACCCAAGCCTACATGAACACAAGACACATTTTGTCCTATAAGGGGCTAATTGACAATGCAACTATACTCTTGTTGATTCTTGACAGCGTCATCAAGGAGTGCTACTTGTTGCAGTTGCAGCGGTAAGAGTAGTGATATCATCATGATAGCGGATATTGACAGCTGAGCTAACTACAGAAGGTAGGTGATCTCTCTTAAGCCCCCATTGCCTCAGCAGCCTCGACACACTGCGTGGTCACCAATGTGGCTGCAGAGGTCACAGCCATGTCGGTCTTGGCCATCCTCTCATCCTTGCTTGGTGCAGATGAAGTAGCCATTGCAGCCGCGATGGCTGCCACGGCAGAAGCCACTGCAGCCACTGAGATGGTAGCATGCAGCTGAGCATTGCGAGTTCTTGtttcttgtttcttctttctttttctcccttctGTCTCCCTGGCCATGCTGGTAACTCTGCAAATATCTAGCACAACATCTGCAAATTCAAGATTAAAAAGAATTTAGTTAGTATATTACTATATCAAGGATCATAAGTAGAAAGCCTTGGTTCCAAAGCATATGGTTGAACAATGCAAACATATAAGAAGGGAAGGCAAAAGACAACGGATCCACTGATTACCTCAGCTACTACCACTAGTAACCAGCACatatatcaatgaagcttagtttttattattgaaaTGCATAAAATCTCTTCACCATAATAGAATTATCTTAAAGCTATACTGTTACATTAGAAAATCAAATCACTAATGATCTGACACTTGAGAATCACACACATCACCTCCCCGTGAATCAAATTCTACCTTTGCTGCTTAGTCTTGTTCATATTGAGACGATAAAGATGCTTTCTTGATCCTGATAACACCAAAAACTATCTTTATGCCTAAGATCAGAATTTCAAAACAGTCGCACAATCACAAAATataaaggagaaaataaaaaccttGGTGCTGGATGGAAACAAACAGTGAACATTGTTTTAGTTGTTCTCTTGTCAAACCAATCTTTTCTTCTGTGAAGTTCACATAGTGTCACAAGCGCTTTCTTAACTCAtgcttcatcctcttccttttgaAAACAGACAAAGAACAAACACATACACAAACATTCATTCAAATTGTTCAATAAGCAGAGCCATCTGAGGAAATCACACAGCCAACATAATCAAAAGGTTCAACTCAAATTAGATGAGACCTATAGCATTGAAAACAAGACACTTTCAGAGCATGGTTCTTCGCTTTTTTCTTATGCTTCTGGTTCACTTAATACTGTGAATTATGTGATCAAATGCCAGCTTCTTCACGTCCTGTCACCTAAGGTTTGAAGCTCCATGAACAACGGCAGAGTTTTGCCAATATCAACAATCTgccaaaattcaaataaaaaaatcactACAGCATCACATTTTTCACAATTGCAGCACTTCAATTGGCTCCACATTTATGTTTTGACCACTAACATGAATTCAAGTATACTGAGAGTTGAAGAACTTGGCAAGAAACTCTCTTGAACTTTGCTGAAtctatcaacctcttcctcctccATAAAAAAATAGCTTACTTACATCCTAAAGCATCAAATAAAAAGAATAGCTACCTTTTGGCATTCACAAAGCCTGTGCTGTCCAAATCATAGATCTGCATGCAGTAAAATTCTAATGTCGAAAGGACATCCAATTAACAGAAATGACTAGTGCTTGGAGATaccatgaaaaacaatgaaatttgTTACTAAGTAGCAACTAGCAAAGACTCAAAAACACTGATTTCtatatgaaaatttaaacttAGAAATGCATGTGCTTTTATATCTAAACAAATACTGACCTCTAACTAAATGGGGAGATTACAATGCAGTGATGAGGTACCCAGGTTTTTCAATTACACTTAATTCAAATGGACTTCCCCCCTTAAACTAAATGAATAAGGCATAAAcacacatataatatataatgaacATAAATACAAAGTTATGCAGTGCATGCTGTATTGTGTATAGTTCATCTAAGTTGTGGAGGCACACTTGCAATGTGTAGCTTAGCTTTATGAACCACTTTCAGGTTAATTTCCATTAACATACATGGCTTACTTCTCGTCCCAATCTGTCCATACATATtatttagtagtagatgaatcaTATGCCCGCAAATTaatgttttaaattaaataatgacAATTACTAATGGCTTAAATTAAAGGAGTATCTATCTATGCGACTATGTATGTGCAATCTCAGGAAGAGCCAAAAACAAATGCAGGCACGGAACATTCTTTTTTGTACCAATACCTACCCTACCTGATCCTATCCTTCAACAGTTGAATCTTCAATTAAATTCTACCATTGTTTGGCCTCTCAAGAGTGGATACAACTTATGCAATTACATAATTAATAGTGGATAATTTGTTAATTACCATATTTAAACGGAGAGGCGAGGCGAGCTGCGACGAACACCACGGAGACGCCAACAGCGACGCCAGCAATGAGGAACACAGGCAATGACGAGGAAATCGAATAGAGAAGAGTAAATCGCGAGCAGTGACAAGGAACGCGAAGAGAAAAGAGTAAATCGCAcatcaatcaaaattcaaagtgGTTGGGGTTAAGGTTTCTAATTGAACACGGTTGGAGTAGTTTTGTTATTTCAAGTTTCAACAATTCAACCAAATTAAACCACTAGTAAGTAAAATTTGAGAGAAATTTTTGTCATACCTGAGAGACTTGAGAGGAAGATGTGAACGACACCACGGCGGAGCAAAGCGAATGTTTCAGAATGGCGCGAGCTGAAGATCGAACATGGCGGAGCAGAGCAGAACACGATGCGAGAAGAAGCACATGACACGAGCAGAGCAGAACGCGATGCGAGCAGAGCAGTGAAGAACACCACGATGGCGAGAGAGAAGAACGCAGAACGCGAGTCAATGtcgtgaaattggggaaattgagCTAGGGTTGGGGTTAGGATTTTCATTCTAAAATGGTAGGAATTGAGTTCTGTTTCTAAATAATAGGCTAATAGtagtgaggaaggtgatgaatcaATTATTGCTCGCGTTTCCTTTAGTGTTTTTTTGGACTAAAACTCCAAAGTGGTCCCTAAGATTGGGCGAGTTACCCATACTTGTCATTGACTTTCAAAATTCCCTAACAGCATCCCTGACATTCAACTCCGGGACCCATAGTGGCCCTGCAACTCTTTCCGACGCCAAGTCAGCAAACGGAGGGATGATCTGGCACCTCCAATGCCACGCTGGAGCCAGCAACGGCAAGCTGACGTGgcaaatctgaattttgtacccAATCTGGTCCCTGGTCCCATTAAAATCCTAAAAGCTAAGATCGTCCTCTTCATCGCCTGAGCTTCAAACAGCTGCTGCTGATTCCTTCTCAGATCATCCTCTTCATCGCCTCCAGCTCTAGGTAATAACACATACAGATCATATGCCTTCCATTTCGATCTGCCATTTCTCTGTTTCATGATTGCTAGCTGCTGCTACCATAATATGAATGTAACTTGGCTAAATTTCAGTTTCCTCTAAAACTGTAATCACTCAATACTAAAAACTATAAGCTGCCGCTGCTTTTGTCAGTTTGCAATTGTTTGATGTAGCATTGCATTGTGTTACTTACTGTAAACATGTGCTGCAAATGCAAATAAAAAAGGTGACAAGGCTTCCTTGATTCCTCACTCTAGACGGCCTGCACTCCCCTCTCTGCAAATACCCTTATGGTCATTAGATGCCGCATTATCTTCTTTCGTAAAGACGGATGGTCCTTCCACATCCACCTACTTCAAGGACCCTCTCTCTTAATGGTAAAGGTTCATTCTCTCCATTGTCAAAGGTTGTCCACTCATTACCGGTTACTCCAATCGCATCTTTGGGTTAAGAAAGTGTACATGGCAGACATCTGGGATGTGCTTCTGATTTAAATGTATGTCTATTTTCTTCAATCAAGGCAACTGTTTTCATACAACGCTTGctaaaattttttacattttgTATGTTAAACTGGTATATGATTTTAAACTATGCTGCATTGATGAATATTTTCATTCTTGTATAGACAATGGTTGTCAAGCAGCATATAACTCGATCACTTTCGGTTCCAGTTGATGCCAAAGCCAGCAAATTGAGGTGCACTCAGTCTACGGTTTTTGGATATCCCAATTATAATGTAAGttaaatatatgatattttgttaatttgttCTTGCCTACTTCATTTCATCATCTTTTATTGGTTCATTTCAGACAAGAAAAAAGACTTGGTGTGATATGTTTGTTTGGGCTGACATTGTTTAAGAGGAAAGTGCTGGAATAGCAGATTCTGATAGAGTCAATGGTAGAATGAAGATGAACCTAGCATGGAGGGTTGGGAGGTTGAAAAATGATGTAAGAAGTCAGAAATTCATGACCAATTTGTTGATGGTAGCTGTGTTTCTGTTAGTGATGTGTgacaaattttgaagaaaaaattatagaaggattcatgtgtaatgtaatgtaatggaatATATATTGTGTAAAAATATTTGAATGGAATGAATAAAGAGTAATTTGTGGTATTCCTGTGACTTACACATGATTCAACAAAACTGAGTTATATTTAAATAGGATTACAATAAGCAAGTTAAACAGCAAACTGGAtgtatattaaattagttatcagaGTTGAACAAAAAAGATGCATAACCAAGCATCATGAGTATTAACATCAAAAGATCCATTGTGATATCAAAATAACCAGGACTGATCTTAGTAGTCATTGTCTAAATTTTAACAAAACATTAAAGGCCTAATGCCACATACTAATTTTCATAACCTCCCTAAACACATCTAACTAATTTCTACAAAACAGGTAGGTTGAGACAACTCAAGTTCTACTGGTTGGACATCACTGGCTGCTGAAACAATAGGTGCTAAATTAATAGGTTGTACATTTCCTCCTTCACCTTGTTGGTTCGTTTCATCAGAGGTAGCAACGCATGTTTGGTCGGCTGTTGGATCTCCTCCCCCTTCGCCCTCTTTGCTTTTTGTAGCAGCCTCAGCCTCAGCCACAGCAGCAGCAGCTGCTGCTGTATCGGCCAATCTCTTCTTTTTGCAACCTCTCTTGGTGTGACCTTTATCACCACAATAACTGCAAGTAAAATTTTCAAGCTGCCTTTTCAAATGAGTGTTATCGTTGAATGTTTTTATTTGCCCTGTTTCTGTCATCTCTAGCACAAGTGTGATCATTGTTGAATGTTTTTATTTGCCAACAAGTATCTTCATGGTCTCTTGAGGCATACATCAGCCATGGACATTCCTTTACTTTACATACAACTCTCACTCTTttgctataatttttttttcaacctAAGCCTCTTTCCTTCCTGAATTGTGTACTCCCTAACAGCCTATTTGAACTCCCATTTGGTAGTGAATTTCATACCAACCTCCAGCACTAACTCTCCAAACCTTCCTCCATCTCTAAACAATGGACAACCATCATCTGAGTCAACATCTGttatttcctcttcagagttggGAGGGGTCTTCATCTCCTCAGAATGCCATGAATTAGCCCCATCAGAATCGGCACTAGGATCAAGTCCAAATTCTGCACCAACAAAATCAATGTCAACTTCGCCATCCGAGACATCTTCCACTAGTCCATCATCTTCAATAACAATCTTCTCCTTAACAAATGCAGAGGCAGAGGCATGTTTAAACTTAAGAGAACTCCTCCTACCTTTGACAGACACAAACCCTTCATCTGAATAATGATTTTCTTCAAAATGCATGTTGATAAATCCCCCATCAACTTGAATTTTCAGTGTAAGATTCAAAATTGTTCAGAGATGAAAACCCAAATTCAAAAACCAGTTTAAAATTGCATAGCCCTAACCCTATCAACATCATCCCCTGTTCCATTCATAAAAAAACAGAGCACCCCAACAACCCAACCCAACGTATAAGCAATCAAAGAAACTCTAGAAAAAATAGTTGCAACAAAGCATAAAGGTTCTCCATTTACAAGAACACCAGCACCATAGAGTACAATCATACATGCattccaaaaataaattaaaaaaaattaaagccaCTAAACTTCAACATTAACGCTTACCTTGGCTAAGAACGAGAGGAGAGCAACCTCCTTCCTTTGAAACACGATTCCACTCTAACCTAGCCGTGGGTTAGTTCAACTTGGGTGATGAATGATTTCAGAAACTTTTCACTGGCACCATTGATTAGAG harbors:
- the LOC112741741 gene encoding probable CCR4-associated factor 1 homolog 11; the encoded protein is MDRSTKPVVVRQVWASNLESEFALLEQILPCYCHVAFDTEFPGFIHVSEKNCHYSKLPPSYTYKLVKANVDSLKLIQLGLALSNYAGHLPDLGTDSCYVWEFNFKGFDVHQDHHNPDAIQLLAEQGIDFAKIKEEGIPIGAFRRLFLRSRFMFSRLNLTWVTFHSSYDFGYMVKVLTGRKLPNDLDVFKVVVSELFGSSVYDMKHMIKFCRGINVGGLEKLAKSLKVDRVAGNSHQAGSDSLLTLQTFFKLRDFYFTADDCDEQDCLNINSFANILFGL